The following coding sequences lie in one Aspergillus puulaauensis MK2 DNA, chromosome 3, nearly complete sequence genomic window:
- a CDS encoding putative COP9 signalosome subunit 2 (CsnB) (COG:O,T;~EggNog:ENOG410PG16;~InterPro:IPR036390,IPR037750,IPR000717;~PFAM:PF01399;~go_component: GO:0008180 - COP9 signalosome [Evidence IEA]): MSDDDDFMHDSDEEYDFEYEDADDDETGDIGIENKYYNAKQIKVDNPEEAIDEFLGVPALEQDKGDWGFKGLKQAIKLEFKLGRYSDAVEHYRELLTYVKSAVTRNYSEKSINNMLDYIEKGSDDDKAYQCMEEFYSLTLYSFQNTNNERLWLKTNIKLARLWLERKEYGQLSKKVRELHRACQREDGSDDPSKGTYLLELYALEIQMYAETKNNKRLKALYQRALRVRSAVPHPKIMGIIRECGGKMHMSEENWEEAQSDFFESFRNYDEAGSMQRIQVLKYLVLTTMLMKSDINPFHSQETKPYKNDPRISAMTDLVDAFQRDDIHAYEAVLSKNPDVLADPFIAENIDEVSRNMRTKAILKLIAPYTRFTLSFISKHIKISVTEAQDILSFLILDKKLNAKIDQESGTVVVESASDVDRLRALEEWNESLRALWRVTLNDGDGFKNDDVSQMTGMGLRGPSIYQSAFDDDVAPAGLLRAGGHRFRRGGKGSKAGHGVKAGGSGLF, translated from the exons ATGTCTGACGACGATGATTTCATGCACGACTCTGATGAGGA GTACGACTTTGAATACGAAGATGCGGATGACGACGAGACAGGAGACATCGGAATAGAGAATAAATACTACAATGCCAAACAGATCAAGGTTGATAATCCGGAGGAGGCCATTGATGAATTCTTGGGAGTACCTGCTCTGGAACAGGACAAAGGAGACTG GGGGTTTAAAGGACTGAAGCAGGCGATTAAGCTGGAGTTTAAACTCGGGAGATATAGCGAT GCCGTTGAACACTACAGGGAACTCTTAACATATGTCAAGTCGGCAGTAACGCGAAACTACTCGGAAAAGTCAATAAACAACATGCTCGATTATATCGAAAAGGGATCAGATGACGACAAGGCGTACCAATGCATGGAAGAATTCTATTCTCTCACCCTCTACTCCTTCCAGAACACAAACAACGAGCGACTATGGCTTAAGACGAATATTAAATTGGCCCGCCTGTGGTTAGAACGAAAGGAATATGGCCAGTTGAGCAAAAAAGTCCGGGAGTTACACCGGGCTTGTCAGAGGGAAGATGGTTCGGATGACCCCAGCAAGGGCACATATCTACTGGAATTATACGCGCTAGAGATTCAAATGTACGCCGAGACGAAGAACAACAAGCGATTAAAGGCCCTCTACCAGCGCGCTCTCCGCGTGCGGTCGGCGGTACCCCACCCTAAGATCATGGGGATTATCCGAGAATGCGGAGGCAAGATGCACATGAGCGAGGAGAACTGGGAAGAGGCACAGAGTGACTTTTTCGAGTCCTTCCGGAACTACGACGAGGCGGGCTCGATGCAACGGATCCAGGTTCTCAAGTATCTCGTGCTGACCACCATGCTGATGAAATCGGATATCAATCCCTTCCATTCGCAAGAAACGAAGCCGTACAAGAACGACCCCCGCATCTCTGCTATGACTGACCTGGTGGATGCTTTCCAGAGGGATGATATTCACGCATACGAAGCTGTCCTAAGTAAGAACCCGGACGTTCTGGCCGACCCATTCATAGCAGAAAACATTGATGAGGTCAGCCGGAATATGCGGACCAAGGCCATTCTTAAATTGATCGCGCCGTACACCCGGTTCACGCTCAGCTTCATCTCAAAACACATTAAGATTTCGGTCACAGAAGCACAAGACATCCTGAGCTTCCTAATCCTCGACAAGAAACTAAACGCCAAGATCGATCAGGAAAGTGGCACAGTTGTGGTTGAAAGTGCAAGCGACGTGGACCGACTTCGGGCCCTGGAGGAGTGGAACGAATCCCTACGAGCGCTCTGGCGAGTGACTTTgaacgatggcgatggattCAAAAACGACGATGTTTCGCAGATGACCGGCATGGGGTTGAGAGGGCCCTCAATCTACCAATCGGCCtttgacgatgatgttgcTCCTGCGGGTCTCCTACGTGCCGGCGGCCACCGATTCCGGAGAGGGGGGAAGGGCAGCAAAGCAGGACATGGtgtcaaggctggtggctcggGGCTGTTTTAG
- the rho3 gene encoding Rho family GTPase RHO3 (BUSCO:EOG09264YNR;~COG:S;~EggNog:ENOG410PFG4;~InterPro:IPR005225,IPR001806,IPR027417,IPR003578;~PFAM:PF00025,PF08477,PF00071;~go_function: GO:0003924 - GTPase activity [Evidence IEA];~go_function: GO:0005525 - GTP binding [Evidence IEA];~go_process: GO:0007264 - small GTPase mediated signal transduction [Evidence IEA]), protein MEFCGRQKVVRRKMVLLGDGACGKTSALNVFTRGYFPTVYEPTVFENYVHDIFVDNVHMELSLWDTAGQEEFDRLRALSYEDTHVIMLCFSVDSPDSFENVASKWTEEISENVPGVKLVLTALKCDLRKDEFLNDNPNVITYEQGLAKAKEIGAVKYLECSAVQNRGIREAFYEAAKVALEVKAQNASASQSRCIIQ, encoded by the exons ATGGAGTTCTGCGGACGCCAAAAAGTTGTTCGGCGCAAGATGGTGCTGCT GGGAGATGGTGCTTGTGGTAAAACCTCAGCCTTAAACGTGTTCACCAGAGG ATATTTCCCAACGGTCTA TGAACCGACTGTTTTTG AGAATTATGTCCATG ACATCTTCGTCGATAACGTGCACATGGAATTATCGCTATGGGATACAGCTGGCCAGGAAGAATTTGATCGGTTACGCGCGCTATCCTATGAGGATACGCATGTCATAATGCTGTGTTTCAGT GTCGACAGCCCCGATTCGTTCGAGAATGTGGCGAGCAAATGGACCGAGGAGATCTCGGAGAACGTCCCCGGAGTGAAACTGGTTCTCACGGCCCTCAAGTGTGATTTGCGAAAAGACGAATTCCTCAATGATAACCCGAATGTTATCACGTACGAGCAAGGGCTGGCAAAGGCAAAAGAGATCGGAGCCGTGAAGTACCTTG AGTGCTCTGCTGTTCAAAATCGTGGCATCAGGGAGGCCTTTTACGAAGCCGCCAAAGTCGCCCTCGAGGTGAAGGCACAGAATGCCAGCGCGTCCCAGAGCCGCTGCATCATTCAGTGA
- a CDS encoding lipoyl(octanoyl) transferase LIP2 (BUSCO:EOG09264AWW;~COG:H;~EggNog:ENOG410PPYW;~InterPro:IPR020605,IPR004143,IPR000544;~PFAM:PF03099;~go_function: GO:0033819 - lipoyl(octanoyl) transferase activity [Evidence IEA];~go_process: GO:0006464 - cellular protein modification process [Evidence IEA];~go_process: GO:0009249 - protein lipoylation [Evidence IEA]) encodes MRLAHLHFPDITSFTRVANLQQSLTTRLLAHKKLIQSPNATTPPPPDPTIITFTPNPVYTTGRRDLPPSNTSPSASKTLSLPPGLEPIRSLFSQQSQHNNGSAIAEYHPTLRGGQTTYHGPGQMVAYTILDLRRLGLTPRCHIRLLENSVVDVLAGYGIEGTITEDPGVWVPSRSGSDQLPRKITAVGVHLRRNISSYGVGFNVTEEPMWYFRQIVACGLEGREATSLQGQGVDGVSVEEVAGKFVDAFVRRVNSKFACVGSASGENIDGVYRVEETDLVD; translated from the coding sequence ATGCGGCTCGCCCACCTCCACTTCCCCGACATAACCTCCTTCACCCGCGTCGCAAACCTCCAACAATCCCTCACAACCCGTCTCCTCGCACACAAGAAGCTCATCCAGTCACCCAACGCgacaacaccaccgccacccGACCCAACGATAATAACATTCACCCCGAACCCAGTTTACACAACCGGCCGCCGCGACCTCCCGCCGTCAAAcacctcgccctccgccTCAAAAACTCTTTCCCTACCTCCCGGCCTTGAGCCGATccgctctctcttctctcagcAATCACAGCATAATAATGGCTCCGCGATAGCAGAATACCATCCAACCCTGCGGGGTGGACAGACAACGTACCATGGACCCGGGCAGATGGTTGCATACACGATTCTTGATCTACGGCGGCTGGGTCTGACGCCACGATGCCATATTCGGCTATTGGAGAATAGCGTTGTTGATGTACTAGCCGGGTATGGCATTGAGGGGACTATTACTGAAGATCCAGGGGTTTGGGTGCCCTCCCGGTCAGGCAGTGACCAGCTACCCAGGAAGATCACGGCAGTAGGGGTCCATTTGAGGAGGAATATCAGCAGCTACGGGGTAGGCTTTAATGTCACGGAAGAGCCGATGTGGTATTTCCGGCAGATAGTGGCGTGCGGGCTTGAAGGGAGAGAGGCGACAAGTTTGCAGGGGCAAGGGGTGGATGGTGTCTCTGTTGAGGAGGTGGCCGGGAAATTTGTTGATGCGTTTGTGCGGAGGGTGAATAGTAAATTTGCTTGCGTGGGGAGCGCTTCAGGGGAGAATATCGATGGTGTCTATAGGGTGGAGGAAACGGACCTAGTAGATTAA
- a CDS encoding pyridoxamine 5'-phosphate oxidase family protein (COG:S;~EggNog:ENOG410PNI4;~InterPro:IPR011576,IPR012349;~PFAM:PF01243): MPSAQLPPNSINSRSDTMSDSLNPPLSYEASATTTHRHVATTLPPEVSSCLKNTRFLHLATCDGLTPHISLMSYTYLASTPFDQYPTIIMTTNSSSRKTTHLQTNPRVSLLVHDWVSHRPPTRAPNPEATRDGSPPPAATRSSLASLLLNLNTSALSSISTTITGEARFLAAGSEEETWCKERHLENNTFEEEMSAFGQTQQPGQRRPSISIDDDVRVVTVRVREGRLADWKGGVRDWLVVQEGEEPSSDSPANGVVL, translated from the exons ATGCCCTCCGCGCAGCTGCCTCCCAACTCAATCAACTCCCGATCAGACACAATGAGCGACTCTTTAAACCCCCCCCTCTCGTACGAGGCCTCTGCCACAACCACTCATCGCCATGTTGCAACTACTCTCCCGCCGGAGGTCTCGTCTTGCCTCAAAAACACCCGCTTC CTCCATCTAGCAACATGTGATGGCCTTACTCCCCACATCTCTCTCATGTCCTATACCTATCTGGCATCCACACCTTTCGATCAGTACCCCACGATCATCATGACAACCAATTCATCTTCGCGAAAAACCACCCACCTACAAACCAACCCGCGAGTCTCACTTTTAGTACACGATTGGGTGTCACACCGTCCGCCTACCCGTGCGCCGAACCCTGAGGCTACTCGCGATGGCTccccaccaccagcagcaacccgGTCATCTCTGGCTAGTCTACTTCTGAATCTAAACACGAGTGCTCTATCCAGTATCTCTACCACAATCACAGGAGAGGCGCGATTCTTGGCGGCTGGATCCGAGGAGGAGACGTGGTGTAAAGAAAGGCACTTAGAAAACAATACGTTCGAGGAAGAAATGAGCGCGTTTGGCCAAACACAACAGCCCGGACAGCGCCGACCCAGTATCTCGATTGACGATGATGTCCGAGTTGTCACAGTCCGTGTACGCGAAGGCAGACTGGCTGACTGGAAGGGAGGTGTAAGGGACTGGCTTGTCGTTcaggagggagaagagccATCGAGTGATAGCCCTGCAAATGGCGTGGTGCTATAA
- a CDS encoding NIPSNAP family protein (COG:S;~EggNog:ENOG410PJ4C;~InterPro:IPR011008,IPR012577;~PFAM:PF07978) has product MFAPRVFRPASSLVRSFHTSAPVYRAPSIRDITPDSTEEFVARQKEFRENLEVARKKREQQESQSVGASASTSASAPSSPVARDRLREYATAPAAARKGDASDENSPIIDAADVLDNQALGSLSTHRSLGDEHNLEANRSAKRGPLSSLIYGTKEGQQLDKDIERSFSQVLARGKYVHSIVFHEVKPDRVDEYVDLVGQWYPRMAGTEENRVNLVGSWRTQVGDNETFVHIWEYQRYEGYHASLHNISCHPEFPAFDRKLKGLIKSKKTSLMQEFSFWPTTPPRRLGGLFELRSYTLHPGNLLEWETHWRRGLKARREVMEGVGAWFVQIGDLNTVHHLWQFANLEERKVRREQSWGIEGWAETVHKTVPLIQTMQSRILIPMPWSPVG; this is encoded by the exons ATGTTTGCCCCAAGAGTCTTCCGGCCTGCGTCCTCGCTGGTTCGATCATTCCACACATCTGCCCCTGTCTACCGTGCGCCCTCCATTCGGGACATCACCCCCGACTCAACTGAAGAGTTCGTTGCACGTCAGAAGGAGTTTCGCGAGAACCTGGAAGTAGCTCGCAAGAAGAGAGAGCAGCAAGAGAGTCAGTCAGTCGgtgcttctgcttccacCTCTGCATCTGCCCCATCATCCCCTGTTGCCCGTGATCGCCTCCGTGAGTACGCTACCGCtcccgccgccgcccgcaAGGGCGACGCGAGCGATGAAAATAGTCCCATCATTGATGCCGCCGATGTTCTTGATAACCAAGCATTGGGCTCACTTTCTACCCACCGTTCTTTAGGAGACGAACACAATTTAGAAGCCAACCGATCTGCCAAACGCGGGCCACTCTCTTCCCTTATTTACGGAACAAAAGAAGGCCAGCAGCTCGATAAGGATATCGAGCGTTCGTTTTCGCAAGTCCTCGCGCGTGGCAAATACGTCCACTCCATCGTTTTCCACGAAGTGAAACCGGACCGAGTAGATGAATATGTTGACCTTGTTGGCCAGTGGTACCCTCGGATGGCAGGCACGGAAGAGAACCGTGTGAATCTGGTGGGAAGCTGGCGAACGCAAGTGGGAGACAATGAGACCTTTG TCCATATTTGGGAGTATCAACGATATGAAGGTTATCATGCTTCTCTTCACAACATTTCGTGCCATCCGGAGTTCCCTGCATTCGACCGTAAGCTCAAGGGGTTgatcaagagcaagaaaaCTTCGTTGATGCAGGAGTTCTCATTTTGGCCTACAACTCCGCCACGCCGCTTGGGAGGTCTTTTTGAACTTCGGTCTTATACACTCCACCCCGGAAACCTCCTAGAATGGGAAACTCATTGGCGCCGCGGTCTCAAGGCACGCCGCGAAGTCATGGAAGGCGTCGGAGCTTGGTTCGTCCAGATTGGGGACCTGAACACGGTGCACCACTTGTGGCAGTTTGCAAATCTAGAGGAGCGCAAGGTCCGCCGAGAGCAATCATGGGGTATTGAAGGCTGGGCCGAGACCGTGCATAAGACCGTTCCGCTCATTCAAACTATGCAGAGCCGCATTCTCATTCCGATGCCATGGAGCCCTGTCGGTTAA
- a CDS encoding aminoalcoholphosphotransferase (COG:I;~EggNog:ENOG410PGVP;~InterPro:IPR014472,IPR000462,IPR043130;~PFAM:PF01066;~TransMembrane:10 (i50-68o80-98i119-136o142-160i167-193o228-250i262-281o293-310i322-343o355-376i);~go_component: GO:0016020 - membrane [Evidence IEA];~go_function: GO:0016780 - phosphotransferase activity, for other substituted phosphate groups [Evidence IEA];~go_process: GO:0008654 - phospholipid biosynthetic process [Evidence IEA]): MVYIRQYQLSNLKDYRYAGVDLSLISRYVLKPFYNNIVIKCFPMSMAPNAITLTGLFFVLINFFTVLYYNPTFDKDCPPWVYASCAIGLFLYQTFDGVDGIQARRTKQSGPLGELFDHSVDACNTALGVIVFAAVMNLGQSWATILTLFGSTMTFYVQTWDMYYTQVLTLGIISGPVEGVLTLCVVFGFTAYMGGGSFWHQPMLETVGVPKLGFVPAQLYDMPFTQWYLIYGGIMLFFATGSSIAHVVQVRKERGKDPLQPLYGLLPLVLTWALVPAYLYLNPAILENYIVPFALYIGLVNAYSVGRMICAHLVKAEFPYSNILLGPLALAVVDSAGALFGLWSNTLIGTIGQPAFVFLCLGLGLGIYGSFVHDIITTICDYIDIWCLTIKHPYVPEQAANGDVLRASKKTL; this comes from the exons ATGGTGTATATCCGGCAATATCAGTTATCGAACCTGAAGGACTATCGTTATGCGGGAGTTGACCTGTCGCTTATAAGTCGATATGTTCTCAAGCCGTTCTATAATAACATTGTGATCAAGTGCTTCCCTATGAGCATGGC ACCTAATGCT ATCACCTTAAcaggcctcttcttcgtttTGATCAACTTCTTCACCGTCTTATACTATAACCCGACTTTCGACAAAGACTGCCCACCATGGGTCTATGCCAGTTGCGCCATTGGATTATTCCTGTACCAAACCTTTGATGGTGTAGATGGCATTCAGGC ACGGAGAACTAAGCAGAGTGGCCCTCTGGGCGAACTGTTTGATCATA GTGTTGACGCGTGTAACACGGCCCTGGGAGTTATAGTCTTCGCTGCAGTTATGAACCTTGGCCAGTCGTGGGCTACCATTTTGACCCTTTTTGGAT CTACCATGACCTTTTACGTCCAGACTTGGGATATGTACTACACGCAGGTGTTGACCTTGGGGATTATTTCCGGTCCTGTCGAAGGTGTACTTACGCTTTGCGTTGTCTTTGGATTCACCGCATATATGGGAGGCGGCAGCTTCTGGCATCAGCCTATGCTCGAGACGGTTGGCGTTCCTAAACTGGGGTTTGTCCCCGCGCAGCTCTATGACATGCCCTTCACGCAGTGGTATCTTATCTACGGCGGGATTATGCTGTTCTTCGCCACCGGCTCGAGCATAGCGCACGTCGTCCAGGTTCGCAAAGAGCGTGGCAAGGATCCACTCCAGCCACTATATGGTCTCCTTCCCCTCGTCTTGACATGGGCCCTTGTGCCAGCATATCTATACCTCAACCCGGCCATTCTTGAGAACTATATAGTTCCATTTGCACTGTATATCGGCTTGGTCAATGCTTACTCTGTTGGTCGAATGATCTGTGCCCACCTAGTCAAGGCAGAGTTCCCTTATTCAAATATTCTTCTTGGACCTCTTGCTTTGGCTGTGGTGGACAGCGCCGGTGCTCTTTTTGGTCTCTGGTCGAACACCTTGATTGGCACCATTGGACAGCCCGCGTTTGTTTTCCTGTGTTTGGGCCTAGGACTCGGTATTTACGGAAGCTTCGTG CATGATATTATTACAACCATCTGCGACTACATTGATATCTGGTGTTTAACCATCAAGCACCCGTACGTTCCAGAGCAGGCCGCCAACGGTGATGTCCTTCGTGCGTCTAAGAAGACACTTTAG
- the CRP6 gene encoding 40S ribosomal protein eS27 (COG:J;~EggNog:ENOG410Q169;~InterPro:IPR000592,IPR011332;~PFAM:PF01667;~go_component: GO:0005840 - ribosome [Evidence IEA];~go_function: GO:0003735 - structural constituent of ribosome [Evidence IEA];~go_process: GO:0006412 - translation [Evidence IEA]) gives MVLAVDLLNPTPQAEARKHKLKQLVPAPRSFFMDVKCPGCFNITTVFSHAQTVVVCSGCSTVLCQPTGGKARLTEGCSFRRK, from the exons ATG GTTCTCGCGGTCGACCTTCTCAACCCTACTCCTCAGGCTGAGGCCCGCAAGCACAAGCTTAAG CAACTTGTGCCTGCTCCTCGTTCCTTCTTCATGGACGTCAAGTGCCCCGGCTgcttcaacatcaccaccGTCTTCTCTCACGCCCAGACCGTCGTTGTGTGCTCCGGCTGCTCTACCGTCCTCTGCCAACCCACCGGTGGTAAGGCCCGCCTCACCGAGGGCTGCTCTTTCCGCAGAAAGTAA
- a CDS encoding alpha/beta hydrolase (COG:E;~EggNog:ENOG410PPSZ;~InterPro:IPR005645,IPR029058;~PFAM:PF03959), with product MATRPPLKLLMLHGYTQSGPLFHAKSRALIKHITKAFPLHEIAAIYPTGPLRLNPADIPGYTPQEGSGSGTNEDDSDIESYGWYRRSNTAEPPLYVGLEDGLDVIATVLSEEGPFDGVIGFSQGAAMAAMVVSLLEGSKRKDAFARFAPSSSSSAGVEGFKYPESFAKLNHPAFKFALCYSGFRSPGDRYRAFYESPLIQTPVLHVLGSLDAVVEESRSRALIDACAGDPEGEGKVVWHPGGHFLPSQRPYLDAAVKFIRECLEGGQEGDKDQAKEEDVNDMDVPF from the coding sequence ATGGCCACCCGCCCCCCGTTAAAGCTTCTCATGTTGCACGGCTACACCCAGTCCGGACCCCTCTTCCATGCCAAATCCCGCGCCCTGATAAAACACATCACCAAGGCATTCCCCCTCCACGAGATCGCCGCTATATATCCCACAGGCCCTTTACGCCTTAACCCCGCTGATATCCCCGGCTACACACCACAAGAGGGCTCTGGCTCCGGGACCAACGAAGACGACAGCGATATCGAATCATACGGGTGGTACAGACGCTCAAACACAGCAGAGCCACCACTCTATGTTGGTCTCGAGGATGGGCTTGATGTAATCGCGACGGTCCTCAGCGAGGAAGGCCCATTTGACGGTGTGATCGGGTTTTCCCAGGGCGCTGCGATGGCTGCGATGGTCGTTTCGCTACTGGAGGggtcgaagaggaaggatgCATTTGCGCGGTTTGcaccatcttcttcgtcctcagCGGGTGTTGAGGGGTTCAAATACCCGGAATCATTTGCGAAGTTGAATCATCCGGCGTTCAAGTTTGCGCTATGCTATAGTGGGTTTCGGTCTCCTGGGGATCGGTATAGAGCGTTTTATGAGAGCCCGCTGATCCAGACGCCTGTTTTGCATGTGCTTGGATCGTTGGATGCTGTGGTTGAAGAGAGTAGGAGTAGGGCGCTGATAGATGCTTGTGCTGGGGATccagagggggaggggaaagTGGTTTGGCATCCTGGTGGTCACTTTTTGCCGAGCCAGAGACCTTACTTGGACGCCGCGGTGAAGTTTATTAGGGAGTGTTTGGAAGGAGGGCAGGAGGGGGACAAGGATcaggcgaaggaggaagatgttAACGATATGGACGTGCCTTTTTAA
- a CDS encoding proteasome regulatory particle lid subunit RPN5 (BUSCO:EOG09262P1W;~COG:O;~EggNog:ENOG410PIGS;~InterPro:IPR036388,IPR040134,IPR036390,IPR040896, IPR035297,IPR000717;~PFAM:PF18098,PF01399) has product MSDGLFKPEKDFSKDADKLIPEAEQLAKSDVQGAIDKLLVLEKQARQSSDLATTSRILITIVTISKNSGDWNLLNDQVLLLSKKHGQLKQAITRMVQTVMKFLDDTPNLETKLSVIQTLRTVTEGKIFVEVERARVTRILSQIKKSQGDLNAAADILCELQVETFGSMTRREKTEFILEQVALCIERGDWTQATVLSRKINKRYFARKPKKSPEEIEKLEKEAEEREKTRGPDEPPMEVDDDVTDLKLRYYEQQIILANHDYKYLDVCKHYREVLDTDSVQENTEQLQAALARIVYYIVLSPYDNEQSDLLHRIQQDSRLSAVAVEARLVKLFTVPELMRWPIVAEQFGPHLCSTDVFKPKPSQSAEDQPYKRWQDLRKRVIEHNVRVVAKYYTRIQMGRLTQLLDLTEDETEKYISELVTSKTIYAKIDRPARLVNFAKPRDADDVLNEWSSDMKNLLGHLERIDHLITKEEMMARILPTREKAKAR; this is encoded by the exons ATGTCCGACGGACTCTTTAAGCCGGAGAAGGACTTCTCCAAGGATGCTGACAAGCTGATTCCGGAGGCGGAGCAGCTAGCAAAG TCTGATGTCCAGGGCGCGATCGACAAGCTGCTAGTGTTGGAGAAACAAGCCAGACAG TCAAGCGATTTGGCCACCACATCTCGGATACTCATTACTATCGTCACAATCAGCAAGAACTCCGGTGACTGGAACCTCCTCAACGACCAAGTCCTACTCCTCTCGAAGAAACATGGCCAGCTCAAGCAAGCCATCACGAGGATGGTGCAGACGGTGATGAAATTTTTGGATGATACACCGAACCTGGAAACCAAGCTATCGGTTATCCAGACCCTGCGAACTGTGACGGAGGGAAAG ATTTTTGTCGAAGTTGAAAGAGCTCGCGTCACACGCATCTTGTCTCAGATCAAAAAGTCCCAGGGTGATCTGAACGCCGCCGCGGACATTCTCTGCGAATTACAAGTTGAAACTTTCGGGTCGATGacgagaagggagaagacCGAATTCATTCTCGAACAAGTCGCACTCTGCATTGAACGTGGTGATTGGACACAAGCGACAGTTTTGAGTCGGAAAATCAACAAACGATATTTCGCCCGcaagccgaagaagagcccggaggagatcgagaagctcgagaaggaggctgaggaaAGGGAGAAGACCCGGGGACCTGACGAGCCTCCCATGGAGGTGGATGACGATGTCACGGACCTGAAGCTTCGCTACTACGAACAACAGATTATTCTTGCCAACCATGATTACAAATACCTGGATGTTTGCAAGCACTACAGGGAGGTTCTTGATACGGATTCGGTACAAGAAAACACAGAACAACTCCAAGCG GCTCTCGCGCGAATTGTATACTATATCGTGCTGTCGCCATACGACAACGAACAGTCCGATCTATTGCACCGTATCCAACAGGACTCAAGACTCTCCGCGGTTGCTGTCGAAGCTCGCCTGGTAAAACTGTTTACCGTACCCGAACTCATGCGCTGGCCCATTGTTGCGGAACAGTTCGGTCCTCATCTATGCAGTACTGACGTCTTTAAACCCAAGCCGAGTCAGTCCGCGGAAGATCAGCCATACAAGAGGTGGCAAGACCTTCGCAAGCGCGTCATTGAACATAATGTGCGTGTGGTGGCGAAGTATTACACCCGTATCCAAATGGGACGGCTGACCCAGCTTCTGGACCTGACTGAGGATGAAACCGAGAAGTACATCAGTGAATTGGTTACCTCGAAGACCATCTATGCGAAGATTGACCGACCTGCTCGACTGGTCAACTTCGCCAAGCCCCGCGATGCAGACGACGTGCTGAACGAATGGAGCAGCGATATGAAGAATCTGCTAGGGCACCTGGAGCGTATTGACCATCTCATCACCAAGGAAGAGATGATGGCGCGCATCCTCCCAACCCgagagaaggccaaggctcGTTAA